The Drosophila mauritiana strain mau12 chromosome 2R, ASM438214v1, whole genome shotgun sequence genome has a segment encoding these proteins:
- the LOC117137131 gene encoding odorant receptor 56a: MFKVKDLLLSPTTFEDPIFGTHLRCFQWYGYVASKDQNRPLLSLIRCTILTASIWLSCALMLARVFRGYENLNDGATSYATAVQYFAVSIATFNAYRQRDKVISLLRVAHSDIQNLMLEADNREMELLVATQAYTRTITLLIWVPSVIAGLMAYSDCIYRTLFLPKSVFNVPAVRRGEEHPILLFQLFPFGELCDNFVVGYLGPWYALGLGITTIPLWHTFITCLMKYVNLKLQILNKRVEETDITRLNSKLVIGRLTASELTFWQMQLFKEFVKEQLRIRKFVQELQYLICVPVMADFIIFSVLMCFLFFALTVGVPSKMDYFFMFIYLFVMAGILWIYHWHATLIVECHDELSLAYFSCGWYNFEMPLQRMLAFMMMHAQRPMKMRALLVDLNLRTFIDIGRGAYSYFNLLRSSHLY; the protein is encoded by the exons ATGTTTAAAGTTAAGGATCTGCTGCTTTCGCCGACAACTTTCGAGGATCCAATTTTTGGAACCCACCTGCGATGCTTCCAATGGTACGGATATGTGGCCTCCAAGGATCAGAATAGGCCTTTGTTAAGTCTTATACGTTGCACCATTTTGACGGCATCGATTTGGCTTAGCTGTGCTTTAATGCTGGCGAGAGTGTTTCGTGGTTACGAAAACCTCAATGATGGGGCCACAAGTTACGCCACCGCAGTCCAGTATTTCGCGGTATCTATTGCCACGTTTAATGCCTACAGGCAAAGAGATA AAGTAATATCCCTTTTGCGAGTTGCCCACTCGGATATCCAGAACTTGATGCTCGAAGCAGATAATCGAGAGATGGAACTTTTGGTCGCCACTCAGGCTTATACACGAACCATTACCCTGTTGATCTGGGTGCCATCGGTTATTGCTGGCTTAATGGCCTATTCAGACTGCATCTACAGGACTCTATTCCTGCCAAAATCGGTTTTCAATGTGCCAGCGGTGCGACGTGGTGAGGAGCACCCCATTCTGCTATTTCAGCTATTTCCCTTCGGAGAACTTTGCGATAACTTCGTTGTTGGATACTTGGGACCTTGGTATGCTCTGGGCCTGGGAATAACGACTATCCCATTGTGGCACACATTTATCACTTGCCTCATGAAGTACGTAAATCTCAAGCTGCAGATACTCAACAAGCGAGTGGAGGAGACGGAT ATTACCCGACTTAATTCCAAATTGGTAATTGGTCGCCTAACTGCCAGTGAGTTAACCTTCTGGCAAATGCAGCTCTTCAAGGAATTTGTAAAGGAACAGCTGAGGATTCGAAAATTTGTCCAGGAACTACAGTATCTGATTTGCGTTCCCGTGATGGCAGATTTTATTATCTTCTCGGTTCTCATGTGCTTTCTCTTTTTTGCCTTGACAGTTGGC gTTCCAAGCAAAATGGATTACTTCTTCATGTTCATTTACCTTTTTGTGATGGCTGGTATATTGTGGATTTATCATTGGCATGCCACGTTGATTGTTGAGTGT CACGATGAACTGAGCCTTGCTTACTTTTCTTGCGGATGGTACAACTTCGAGATGCCTTTGCAGAGAATGCTGGCTTTTATGATGATGCATGCCCAAAGGCCGATGAAGATGCGCGCCCTGCTGGTCGATTTGAATCTGAGGACCTTCATAGAC ATTGGCCGTGGAGCCTACAGCTACTTCAATTTGCTGCGTAGCTCTCACTTGTATTAG